A region from the Trueperaceae bacterium genome encodes:
- a CDS encoding Ig-like domain-containing protein yields the protein IAEVEIAERAIKLEVGETYSLEIDRISEPVSWVPITLSSSNSSVVRTDGSYKVEGVGVGSATVTAYAEEAPSVSDTVEVTVVLPQILTVTDRTTPERGGKTEYSRGSVTLSFAGANNLEGLEVVFGGVPDGVRFEEQARGPDWRQDGYIVIYDVIAAKTARLGPSTVRVEATLGGRKHLGSVIIDVEPHQPAILVKSFSVGQRYADYPTISMRFEYLGEQAVENADISARCEEDGYDGLYTRFNGNVTRLVPERSGSVNLPYSSGFPYFTDNVVRCSFSARGAGESIRVEYSDD from the coding sequence ATCGCGGAAGTCGAAATTGCAGAACGGGCTATCAAACTGGAGGTTGGCGAAACTTACTCGTTAGAAATCGACCGCATATCCGAACCCGTCTCTTGGGTCCCAATAACGCTGTCGTCCAGTAACTCTTCCGTTGTGCGAACCGACGGCTCCTACAAAGTTGAGGGTGTTGGAGTTGGATCGGCAACTGTCACCGCCTATGCTGAGGAGGCCCCCTCAGTTTCTGATACTGTTGAAGTTACTGTAGTGCTCCCACAGATCCTAACGGTGACTGACCGCACGACCCCCGAGCGGGGTGGAAAAACCGAATACAGTCGGGGAAGCGTAACGCTGAGTTTTGCCGGCGCAAATAATCTTGAAGGTCTTGAAGTCGTGTTTGGAGGCGTTCCTGACGGGGTGCGGTTTGAAGAACAAGCGCGGGGGCCTGATTGGCGGCAGGACGGCTACATTGTTATCTACGACGTTATAGCGGCGAAAACGGCGCGCCTCGGCCCGAGCACGGTACGGGTAGAGGCTACACTCGGCGGGCGCAAACATCTTGGCTCGGTAATTATTGACGTGGAGCCGCATCAGCCCGCAATCCTTGTAAAAAGCTTCAGCGTCGGCCAACGCTATGCTGATTATCCAACGATCTCCATGCGCTTCGAATATTTGGGAGAACAAGCTGTCGAAAATGCCGACATTTCTGCGCGATGCGAAGAAGACGGATACGACGGCCTGTACACCCGCTTCAATGGCAACGTGACTCGACTCGTACCTGAGCGTAGCGGATCAGTAAATCTCCCCTACTCGTCGGGGTTTCCCTACTTCACGGATAATGTCGTGCGTTGCAGCTTTTCCGCACGTGGTGCCGGCGAATCCATCCGCGTTGAGTATTCAGATGACTGA
- a CDS encoding PLP-dependent transferase: MEIPEGLIRYSVGIEDPDDLIEDLRQALAVLD, translated from the coding sequence ATGGAGATCCCCGAGGGGTTGATTCGTTACTCCGTCGGGATCGAGGATCCGGACGACCTGATCGAGGACCTGCGGCAGGCGTTGGCCGTCCTGGACTGA
- a CDS encoding ABC transporter ATP-binding protein, whose amino-acid sequence MSRAPRDPRRASVPAPREPLTDMEDPAYDVRATKAEYKANRKAFVGSLREEGKYDEEGQRMEGTFDWQLMRRLLTFIAPYKGPLALGVGLLLAYSAIAPVFPSLIGAAVDRYLLAAQEPWASLDLDARLRGLTGIVALYVGLAIVNFGLRYGYTYAVSWMGQHIVYDIRKAIFAKIQRLHLGFFDRTPVGRLITRITGDVDAIEMMMKDGVVGLIADVGILIGLMVYMFTIEWRLALITLTVMPLLFVALTFLRVRLRDAYRTVRLRTSRSNTYLAENLNGMRTVQLFNREDRNQKRFDHLNLTLLDAHAEQVRWFSLFFPTVNVASALTTALILGFASWHLVGPGGLGAITIGTLITFQQYAQMFFRPLQDLSDKFNILQAAMASSERIFGLLDTPEAVTNRPDPDAFDTKFRGEVAFEDVWFAYDDEHWVVKDLSLTIHPGESVAFVGHTGAGKTTIISLVSRFYDVQHGAVRLDGRDVRAYDQVDLRRHVGIVLQDPFLFSGTVRSNITLGDDTIPHERVEEAARFVNAHDFIARLPQGYDTPVRERGAGFSTGQKQLLAFARALVQNPDILLVLDEATANVDTETEDLIQDALEKLMQGRTSIVIAHRLSTIQNVDRILVMKQGRLVEQGNHAELLRQDGYYRRLYELQYEDAPDA is encoded by the coding sequence TACGACGAAGAGGGCCAGCGGATGGAGGGCACGTTCGACTGGCAGTTGATGCGTCGCCTCCTGACGTTCATCGCGCCCTACAAGGGCCCGCTGGCGCTCGGCGTGGGGCTGTTGTTGGCCTACAGCGCGATCGCGCCGGTCTTCCCCAGCCTGATCGGGGCGGCGGTCGACCGCTACCTGCTCGCGGCGCAGGAGCCGTGGGCGTCGCTGGACCTCGACGCCCGGCTGCGGGGCCTGACCGGCATCGTGGCGCTGTACGTCGGCCTGGCGATCGTGAACTTCGGTCTTCGCTACGGCTACACGTACGCGGTCTCGTGGATGGGGCAGCACATCGTGTACGACATCCGCAAAGCGATCTTCGCGAAGATCCAGCGGTTGCACCTCGGGTTCTTCGACCGCACGCCGGTCGGGCGCCTCATCACCCGCATCACCGGCGACGTCGACGCGATCGAAATGATGATGAAGGACGGCGTCGTCGGCCTGATCGCCGACGTCGGCATCCTGATCGGCCTGATGGTCTACATGTTCACGATCGAGTGGCGCCTGGCGCTCATCACGCTGACGGTGATGCCGCTGTTGTTCGTGGCGCTCACGTTCCTGCGCGTGCGGCTCCGCGACGCCTACCGCACGGTCCGGCTGCGCACGAGCCGGTCGAACACGTACCTCGCGGAGAACCTGAACGGCATGCGGACCGTGCAGTTGTTCAACCGCGAGGACCGCAACCAGAAGCGGTTCGATCACCTGAACCTCACGCTGCTCGACGCGCACGCCGAACAGGTCCGCTGGTTCAGCCTGTTCTTCCCCACCGTGAACGTCGCCAGCGCCCTCACGACCGCGCTGATCCTCGGCTTCGCGAGTTGGCATCTGGTGGGGCCGGGCGGCCTCGGTGCGATCACGATCGGGACGCTGATCACCTTCCAGCAGTACGCCCAAATGTTCTTCCGGCCGCTGCAGGACCTGTCGGACAAGTTCAACATCCTGCAGGCGGCGATGGCGTCGAGCGAACGGATCTTCGGGCTGCTCGACACGCCCGAGGCGGTCACGAACCGCCCCGACCCCGACGCGTTCGACACGAAGTTCCGCGGGGAGGTGGCGTTCGAGGACGTGTGGTTCGCCTACGACGACGAGCACTGGGTCGTGAAGGACCTGTCGCTCACCATCCACCCGGGCGAGTCGGTGGCGTTCGTGGGGCACACCGGGGCCGGCAAGACGACGATCATCAGCCTCGTCAGCCGCTTCTACGACGTGCAGCACGGCGCCGTCCGGCTCGACGGGCGCGACGTGCGGGCGTACGACCAGGTGGACCTCCGCCGCCACGTCGGCATCGTCCTGCAGGACCCGTTCCTGTTCTCCGGGACGGTCCGCAGCAACATCACGCTGGGGGACGACACCATTCCGCACGAGCGGGTCGAGGAGGCCGCCCGGTTCGTGAACGCGCACGACTTCATCGCGCGCCTCCCGCAGGGGTACGACACGCCCGTCCGGGAGCGCGGCGCGGGGTTCAGCACCGGACAGAAGCAGCTGCTGGCGTTCGCGCGGGCGTTGGTGCAGAACCCCGACATCCTGTTGGTCCTCGACGAAGCGACCGCGAACGTCGATACGGAGACCGAGGACCTGATTCAGGACGCCCTCGAGAAGTTGATGCAGGGCCGCACGAGCATCGTGATCGCGCACCGGTTGTCGACCATCCAGAACGTCGACCGCATCCTCGTCATGAAGCAGGGCCGCCTCGTCGAGCAGGGCAACCACGCGGAGCTCCTCCGCCAGGACGGGTACTACCGGCGCCTGTACGAACTGCAGTACGAGGACGCGCCGGACGCCTGA